One region of Streptomyces rishiriensis genomic DNA includes:
- a CDS encoding ABC transporter substrate-binding protein, translated as MSVRMPSARRARLSLFTAGAVSLALLATACGGSGGSSSATPKEFSYLSVTENTTVKTALTTLSKGACKTADDALPLKVETVPQASLDQKLQLLAGQNALPVQFAAGNAPALTQQLAKSGKVADLEQKLKDLGVYLQLEPAAISTIKALYGGELQVLPYEYNIEGIFYNKKIFKENGLKVPGTWNELVAAAATLETKGIQPFSASGQQGWPLTRMVSGYLYRSLGPYALQDVADGKAKLTDAKYVKAAEEIAALGKKGYFGKGVGSIDYDTAMNQFLSGKAGMLYMGSWALANISDRKQNKVGAENVGFMPFPAVTGGKGSIDQYPSNVGLGITLGAQSFDDKTGDWVSCIARNYGTTALKDHGSISGFKVNTDVKDANEVTTQVRDTISTSKQNVLWFEALFSTKATTVSQTNAAGLVTGSMSPKQFMQTVQDALAAQ; from the coding sequence GTGTCCGTTCGCATGCCCAGCGCCCGACGTGCGCGCCTGAGCCTGTTCACCGCCGGCGCCGTCTCGCTGGCGCTGCTCGCCACCGCCTGCGGCGGCAGCGGTGGCAGCTCCTCGGCCACGCCGAAGGAGTTCAGCTACCTGAGCGTCACCGAGAACACCACCGTCAAGACGGCCCTGACCACCCTGTCGAAGGGCGCGTGCAAGACGGCGGACGACGCCCTGCCGCTGAAGGTGGAGACCGTCCCGCAGGCGAGCCTGGACCAGAAGCTGCAACTGCTGGCCGGCCAGAACGCGCTGCCGGTGCAGTTCGCCGCGGGCAACGCCCCCGCACTCACCCAGCAGCTGGCGAAGTCGGGCAAGGTCGCCGACCTGGAGCAGAAGCTCAAGGACCTCGGTGTCTACCTCCAGCTGGAGCCGGCCGCGATCTCCACCATCAAGGCGCTGTACGGCGGCGAACTCCAGGTCCTGCCCTACGAGTACAACATCGAGGGGATCTTCTACAACAAGAAGATCTTCAAGGAGAACGGGCTGAAGGTGCCCGGCACATGGAACGAACTGGTCGCGGCGGCCGCGACCCTGGAGACCAAGGGCATCCAGCCGTTCTCCGCCTCCGGCCAGCAGGGCTGGCCGCTGACCCGGATGGTCAGCGGCTACCTCTACCGGAGCCTGGGCCCCTACGCCCTGCAGGACGTCGCCGACGGCAAGGCGAAGCTGACCGACGCGAAGTACGTCAAGGCCGCCGAGGAGATCGCCGCGCTCGGCAAGAAGGGCTACTTCGGCAAGGGCGTCGGCTCGATCGACTACGACACCGCCATGAACCAGTTCCTGAGCGGCAAGGCCGGCATGCTCTACATGGGCAGCTGGGCGCTGGCGAACATCTCCGACCGGAAGCAGAACAAGGTCGGGGCCGAGAACGTCGGGTTCATGCCCTTCCCCGCCGTCACCGGGGGCAAGGGATCGATCGACCAGTACCCCTCCAACGTCGGTCTCGGCATCACCCTCGGTGCCCAGTCCTTCGATGACAAGACCGGCGACTGGGTGTCCTGCATCGCCAGGAACTACGGCACGACCGCGCTGAAGGACCACGGCTCCATCTCCGGGTTCAAGGTGAACACCGACGTGAAGGACGCCAACGAGGTCACCACTCAGGTCCGCGACACCATCAGCACCTCGAAGCAGAACGTGCTGTGGTTCGAGGCCCTGTTCAGCACCAAGGCCACCACCGTCAGCCAGACCAACGCGGCGGGCCTGGTCACCGGAAGCATGAGCCCGAAGCAGTTCATGCAGACCGTCCAGGACGCGCTGGCCGCCCAGTGA
- a CDS encoding glycoside hydrolase family 3 protein, protein MNRRTFLSAATFTALAMSMASAVSDRAAAASRTAAQDRADALLARMTAAQKEALVRCDFDAVAGLGIPALVMVDASAGLRGEQGVTAFPVPVAQAAAFDEDLAGRIGRAIGAEGRGKGYNNLLGPTVDLTRTWHFGRQSEGMGEDPLLAGRIGAALTVGMQSQNVAATVKHFAAYTQETNRFFIDTEVSDRALHEIYEAPFRRVIAAAPTTSVMMAYPKINGTFATQNPALFDHLKKGLGLQGYTVPDFWAGDDQVAAARAGMDLAGLGSGAVSIPAGSLTGAIPAARLNDAARRILVTMFANGLFDHPLPDPADDVSTQEHRALAHEAAIASTVLLANRSPALPLPATLKSLAVIGPAGTDTFTGVAGSTYVDPGAWTTPLAAIRARAGGSVTLTHAQGTKGDLPLPALPSTVLRTDTGATGLTGAYYAGAEASGTPITTRTDTAVDFTTAPVSGLPDVWSAKWTGTLTPTTTGLHRFSLLPAGTTALKIDGRTVVSGTRQMRRFFLGPFDYPLQGTAELTAGRAVTLEVTYTNATAQSGTCGLTLGWQPDSLIPGAVAAARAADAAVVIVNRVAGEAMDHEQLELPGDQNQLITAVAAVNPRTIVVLNTDGPVATPWLNDVEAVIQAWYGGRATGTALAAVLFGDIDPAGRLPITFPADPGQGPGTTSATYPGSGGAVSYAEGIAIGYRYYDVNGQQPRFPFGHGLSYTTFAHGSVEVAYDPAAEAVTLAVTVTNNGRRKGTEVVQVYATLPGAAAAEPRRLVAFRKVTLAPAAGKRLTLTIPVRELTVRRSGSWSLTPGTYTFATAQSSRNITAQRSLALG, encoded by the coding sequence GTGAACAGACGAACATTCCTTTCCGCCGCCACCTTCACCGCCCTGGCCATGAGCATGGCCTCCGCCGTGAGCGACCGGGCGGCCGCCGCGTCACGCACCGCCGCACAGGACCGGGCCGACGCACTGCTCGCCCGGATGACGGCCGCACAGAAGGAGGCTCTCGTCCGGTGCGACTTCGACGCCGTCGCCGGCCTGGGCATTCCGGCCCTGGTCATGGTCGACGCCTCAGCAGGGCTGCGGGGCGAGCAGGGCGTGACGGCGTTCCCGGTACCGGTCGCGCAGGCGGCGGCGTTCGACGAGGACCTGGCGGGCAGGATCGGCCGCGCCATCGGAGCGGAAGGCCGCGGCAAGGGATACAACAACCTGCTCGGCCCCACCGTCGACCTCACCCGGACCTGGCACTTCGGCCGCCAGTCCGAGGGCATGGGGGAGGACCCGCTGCTCGCCGGCCGGATCGGTGCGGCCCTCACCGTCGGCATGCAGAGCCAGAACGTCGCGGCCACCGTGAAGCACTTCGCCGCCTACACCCAGGAGACCAACCGCTTCTTCATCGACACCGAGGTCTCCGACCGCGCCCTGCACGAAATCTACGAGGCGCCGTTCCGCCGCGTGATCGCCGCCGCACCGACCACCTCGGTGATGATGGCCTACCCGAAGATCAACGGCACCTTCGCCACACAGAACCCCGCTCTCTTCGACCATCTGAAGAAGGGTCTCGGACTCCAGGGCTACACCGTGCCGGACTTCTGGGCCGGCGACGACCAGGTGGCGGCGGCCCGCGCAGGAATGGACCTGGCCGGACTGGGCTCCGGCGCGGTCAGCATCCCCGCCGGCTCCCTCACCGGGGCGATACCCGCCGCCCGGCTGAACGACGCCGCGCGCCGCATCCTCGTCACCATGTTCGCGAACGGTCTCTTCGACCACCCGCTCCCCGACCCGGCCGACGATGTCAGCACCCAGGAACACCGAGCCCTCGCCCATGAGGCCGCGATCGCCTCCACCGTGCTGCTCGCCAACCGTTCCCCGGCCCTGCCGCTGCCCGCCACACTGAAGTCTCTCGCCGTCATCGGCCCCGCCGGCACCGACACCTTCACCGGCGTAGCCGGCTCCACCTACGTCGACCCCGGCGCCTGGACCACTCCGCTGGCGGCCATCCGGGCCCGGGCCGGCGGCTCCGTCACCCTCACGCACGCCCAAGGAACCAAGGGCGACCTCCCCCTGCCGGCGCTTCCCTCGACCGTCCTGCGCACCGACACCGGTGCGACCGGCCTGACCGGCGCCTACTACGCAGGCGCCGAGGCATCCGGCACACCGATCACGACCCGGACCGACACGGCCGTCGACTTCACCACCGCACCCGTGAGCGGCCTGCCCGACGTCTGGTCGGCGAAGTGGACCGGCACTCTCACCCCGACCACCACCGGCCTCCACCGTTTCTCCCTGCTGCCCGCCGGAACCACGGCACTGAAGATCGACGGCAGGACAGTCGTCTCCGGCACCCGGCAGATGCGCCGCTTCTTCCTCGGTCCCTTCGACTACCCGCTCCAGGGCACCGCCGAATTGACCGCAGGCCGGGCCGTCACGCTGGAGGTGACCTACACCAACGCCACCGCACAGAGCGGAACCTGCGGACTCACCCTCGGCTGGCAGCCCGACTCGCTCATTCCCGGCGCGGTGGCGGCAGCCCGCGCCGCGGACGCGGCGGTCGTCATCGTCAACCGGGTGGCCGGCGAGGCAATGGACCACGAACAACTGGAACTGCCAGGCGACCAGAACCAGTTGATCACCGCAGTGGCCGCCGTGAACCCGCGCACGATCGTCGTCCTCAACACCGACGGCCCGGTCGCCACCCCCTGGCTGAACGACGTGGAGGCCGTCATCCAGGCGTGGTACGGCGGCCGCGCCACGGGCACCGCGCTGGCCGCCGTCCTCTTCGGCGACATCGACCCCGCCGGCCGCCTCCCGATCACCTTCCCGGCCGACCCGGGCCAGGGTCCGGGCACGACCTCCGCGACGTACCCCGGTAGCGGCGGCGCCGTGTCCTACGCCGAAGGCATCGCCATCGGCTACCGCTACTACGACGTCAACGGGCAGCAGCCCCGCTTCCCGTTCGGCCACGGCCTGTCCTACACCACCTTCGCCCACGGCTCCGTCGAAGTCGCCTACGATCCGGCGGCCGAAGCGGTCACCCTCGCCGTCACCGTCACCAACAACGGCCGGCGCAAGGGCACCGAAGTCGTCCAGGTCTACGCCACCCTGCCCGGCGCCGCGGCGGCCGAGCCGCGCCGCCTGGTCGCCTTCCGAAAAGTCACCCTGGCCCCGGCCGCGGGCAAGCGGCTCACCCTCACGATCCCCGTCCGGGAACTCACCGTCCGCAGGTCGGGCAGCTGGAGCCTGACACCCGGTACCTACACCTTCGCGACGGCACAGTCGTCGCGGAACATCACCGCCCAGCGATCCCTCGCACTCGGCTGA
- a CDS encoding alpha-L-rhamnosidase has translation MLRPQPSPVSFEHLPDGLGTGTPAPRLSWTLPAATGPQDAYELEVARAGRLERTGRVAGRDQVLVAWPAEPLASRERATVRVRVWTPAAAEPSAWSEPRVVEAGLLAPADWRAVPVGAGWEEDPQAERRPARVRKDFCLDRPVARARLYVTAHGLYEVEINGRRVGDEILAPGWTVYPHRLRYRTHDVTAHLTESANTIGAWLADGWYRGKYGFDGGTRNIYGTDQCLIAQLEVTYDDGTTLVVATDSTWSAAPGPILTSGLYEGETFDARLHDRAWATPSGAGPQNWTAVRTGVRDPATLVAPLGPPVRCTQEITPVTATRTEDGRYLLDFGQNLVGRLRVTVDGPAGTTLTFRHAEVLQDGELATRPLREAYSVDTLILSGAGPLSWEPRFTLHGFRYAEVTGWPGELTPESVTARVYHTDMRRTGWFECSDPLVNRLHENVVWSMRGNFVDLPTDCPQRDERLGWTGDIQVFAPTASYLYDCAGLLDSWLTDVGLEQFPDGTVPWYVPVIPGEPMWTPIHPGAAWGDVATLTPWTLFRRFGDLGLLHRHYPMAKAWVDLVERLAGPTRLWDTGFQLGDWLDPAAPPDDPAAGRTDRYLVATAYFAHSARHLALSAAELAYDADAAHYGRLADEVTEAFRHRYLLPSGRMTSDSATAYALAIVFGLLTPRQRQAAGDRLAQLVAEDDARIATGFVGTPLICDALTDTGHLDTAYRLLLQTECPSWLYTVTMGATTIWERWDSLRPDGTLNPGGMTSFNHYALGAVADWLHRVVGGITATAPGYREIAFRPRPGGGITWARTRHETPYGTASSSWQVTPTGMTARFTVPEGCTATAELPGRAPVALGPGEHLLDTAELAEEAA, from the coding sequence TTGCTCCGCCCTCAGCCCTCCCCGGTGTCGTTCGAGCACCTTCCGGACGGACTCGGCACCGGCACCCCGGCTCCCCGCCTGAGCTGGACCCTGCCGGCGGCCACCGGCCCCCAGGACGCCTACGAACTGGAAGTCGCCCGTGCCGGACGCCTCGAGCGCACCGGCCGCGTCGCCGGCCGCGACCAGGTGCTCGTAGCCTGGCCCGCAGAACCACTGGCCTCCCGGGAACGCGCGACGGTCCGCGTCCGCGTCTGGACCCCGGCCGCCGCCGAACCGTCGGCCTGGAGCGAACCGCGAGTGGTCGAGGCCGGACTCCTGGCTCCCGCCGACTGGCGGGCCGTACCGGTGGGCGCCGGCTGGGAGGAGGACCCGCAGGCCGAACGCCGCCCGGCCCGGGTCCGCAAGGACTTCTGTCTCGACCGGCCCGTCGCCCGTGCCCGCCTCTACGTCACCGCCCACGGCCTGTACGAGGTGGAGATCAACGGCCGCCGCGTCGGCGACGAGATCCTGGCCCCGGGCTGGACCGTGTACCCGCACCGCCTGCGCTACCGCACCCACGACGTCACCGCCCACCTCACCGAGAGCGCCAACACCATCGGCGCATGGCTCGCCGACGGCTGGTACCGGGGCAAGTACGGCTTCGACGGCGGCACCCGCAACATCTACGGCACCGACCAGTGCCTCATCGCCCAACTGGAGGTGACCTACGACGACGGCACCACCCTCGTCGTCGCCACCGACAGCACCTGGAGCGCCGCCCCCGGCCCCATCCTCACCAGCGGCCTCTACGAGGGGGAGACCTTCGACGCCCGCCTCCACGACCGCGCCTGGGCCACCCCCTCCGGCGCCGGTCCGCAGAACTGGACGGCCGTCCGCACCGGCGTCCGTGACCCGGCCACCCTCGTCGCCCCCCTCGGACCGCCCGTGCGCTGCACCCAGGAGATCACCCCGGTCACCGCCACCCGCACCGAAGACGGCCGGTACCTGCTCGACTTCGGCCAGAACCTCGTCGGCCGCCTCCGCGTCACCGTCGACGGGCCGGCCGGCACCACCCTTACCTTCCGGCACGCCGAAGTCCTCCAGGACGGCGAACTGGCCACCCGCCCGCTGCGCGAGGCGTACTCCGTCGACACCCTGATCCTCTCCGGCGCGGGCCCGCTCAGCTGGGAACCCCGCTTCACCCTGCACGGCTTCCGCTACGCCGAAGTGACCGGCTGGCCGGGCGAGTTGACGCCGGAGTCGGTGACCGCCCGCGTATACCACACGGACATGCGCCGTACCGGCTGGTTCGAGTGCAGCGACCCGCTGGTCAACCGCCTGCACGAGAACGTCGTGTGGAGCATGCGCGGCAACTTCGTCGACCTGCCCACCGACTGCCCCCAGCGCGACGAACGCCTCGGCTGGACCGGCGACATCCAGGTCTTCGCCCCCACCGCGAGCTACCTCTACGACTGCGCCGGGCTGCTCGACTCCTGGCTCACCGACGTCGGCCTGGAACAGTTCCCCGACGGCACCGTCCCGTGGTACGTCCCCGTCATCCCGGGCGAGCCGATGTGGACGCCGATCCACCCGGGGGCCGCCTGGGGAGACGTCGCGACGCTCACTCCGTGGACGCTCTTCCGGCGCTTCGGCGACCTCGGACTCCTCCACCGCCACTACCCGATGGCCAAGGCATGGGTCGACCTCGTGGAACGCCTCGCCGGACCGACGCGTCTGTGGGACACCGGATTCCAGCTGGGGGACTGGCTCGACCCCGCCGCCCCGCCCGACGATCCCGCCGCGGGCCGCACCGACCGCTACCTCGTCGCCACCGCCTACTTCGCCCACTCCGCCCGCCATCTCGCGCTGTCAGCAGCCGAGTTGGCCTACGATGCGGACGCGGCGCACTACGGCAGGCTCGCCGACGAGGTGACCGAGGCGTTCCGGCACCGCTACCTCCTGCCCTCTGGTCGCATGACGAGCGACAGCGCGACCGCCTACGCACTGGCCATCGTCTTCGGCCTGCTGACCCCGCGCCAACGCCAGGCGGCCGGCGACCGCCTGGCACAGCTGGTCGCCGAGGACGACGCCCGCATCGCCACCGGCTTCGTCGGCACCCCCCTGATCTGTGACGCGCTCACCGACACCGGGCACCTGGACACCGCCTACCGCCTGCTGCTGCAGACCGAATGCCCTTCCTGGCTCTACACCGTGACGATGGGCGCCACCACCATCTGGGAGCGCTGGGACAGTCTGCGCCCCGACGGCACCCTCAACCCCGGAGGCATGACCTCCTTCAACCACTACGCCCTCGGCGCCGTCGCCGACTGGCTCCACCGCGTCGTCGGCGGCATCACCGCCACCGCCCCCGGCTACCGTGAGATCGCCTTCCGGCCGCGTCCCGGCGGCGGCATCACCTGGGCCCGCACCCGCCACGAGACACCGTACGGAACAGCGTCGTCGTCCTGGCAGGTCACACCCACCGGCATGACGGCCCGTTTCACGGTGCCCGAAGGGTGCACAGCCACCGCCGAACTCCCCGGCCGCGCACCGGTCGCCCTCGGGCCGGGCGAGCACTTGCTCGACACGGCGGAACTGGCAGAAGAGGCCGCCTGA
- a CDS encoding carbohydrate ABC transporter permease, which translates to MHRVLGDRRAIALLLGPALLVYSLIMLVPMVWSLGYSFTKGNTIDGFTGNGVANFSRLLDDPAVHDALWFTLKYAVVVTAGQVVAGYLLALLYVFFLKRASALIRTLVFFPVVLPTVAVGLLFQKFFQVAPQTGPVNSVLNAVGIDSVDFFGSAGSVFWVLVVMDIWRSMGFYAVLLFAGLLDIPEEVLESARLDGATGLALVRHIVLPLSMPVLMSSLVFSVNGTLKVFDSIVALTNGGPGNATTPLTLYMFQTSFTYGDYGYGSTIALLLTVVCLLVSLVVYRVSRRDLTEG; encoded by the coding sequence ATGCACCGCGTACTCGGTGACCGCAGGGCGATCGCGCTCCTGCTCGGTCCCGCCCTTCTCGTCTACTCACTGATCATGCTGGTCCCCATGGTGTGGTCGCTCGGCTACTCCTTCACCAAGGGCAACACCATCGACGGCTTCACCGGTAACGGTGTCGCCAACTTCTCCCGCCTCCTCGACGACCCGGCCGTCCACGACGCCCTCTGGTTCACCCTGAAGTACGCGGTGGTCGTCACGGCGGGCCAGGTCGTCGCCGGCTACCTCCTGGCCCTGCTCTACGTCTTCTTCCTCAAACGTGCCTCCGCGCTCATCCGCACCCTGGTGTTCTTCCCCGTGGTGCTGCCCACGGTCGCCGTCGGACTGCTCTTCCAGAAGTTCTTCCAGGTCGCCCCGCAGACCGGCCCCGTCAACTCCGTGCTGAACGCGGTCGGCATCGACTCGGTCGACTTCTTCGGCAGCGCGGGCAGCGTCTTCTGGGTCCTGGTCGTCATGGACATCTGGCGTTCCATGGGCTTCTACGCCGTACTCCTCTTCGCCGGCCTCCTGGACATCCCCGAAGAGGTTCTCGAATCCGCCCGCCTGGACGGTGCGACGGGCCTCGCACTGGTACGCCACATCGTGCTGCCGCTGTCCATGCCGGTACTGATGTCCTCACTGGTCTTCAGTGTCAACGGCACCCTGAAGGTCTTCGACTCCATCGTCGCGCTGACCAACGGCGGCCCCGGCAACGCGACCACCCCGCTGACCCTGTACATGTTCCAGACGTCGTTCACCTACGGCGACTACGGCTACGGCAGCACCATCGCCCTGCTGCTGACCGTCGTGTGCCTGCTGGTGAGCCTGGTCGTCTACCGCGTCTCGCGGCGCGACCTCACGGAGGGCTAG
- a CDS encoding carbohydrate ABC transporter permease — protein sequence MATIDTPVKTTASRRHRQPSRRTRAPRRGRAGRLWVKAVVALLLVIEVYPLIWMFLTSLKSNDDYLNNSTWSLPTTWQWGNYTDAWTTGNIGLYVQNSLLAVLPALALMLLLGTAAGFALQVMVWKGRSLTLLVFLAGMMVPPQMILLPLFTVYFRTGLSGTLWPLILTYTGTGLPLTVFMMATYYRSVPRELFEAATIDGAGILRAFWTISVPLVRNALLTVGLVQFFFIWNDLLIALTFTNDQDLRTIQVGLLNFTGDFGATQYGPLFAAICINVFGTLLIYLFLNQKVMKGLTSGALKG from the coding sequence ATGGCCACCATCGACACCCCGGTGAAGACCACCGCGAGCCGCCGTCACCGGCAGCCGTCCAGGCGCACCCGCGCCCCGCGCCGCGGCCGGGCAGGCCGCCTGTGGGTCAAGGCCGTCGTCGCCCTGCTGCTGGTCATCGAGGTCTACCCGCTGATCTGGATGTTCCTGACGTCGCTGAAGTCCAACGACGACTACCTGAACAACTCCACCTGGAGCCTGCCCACGACATGGCAGTGGGGCAACTACACCGACGCGTGGACCACCGGCAACATCGGTCTGTACGTGCAGAACAGCCTCCTCGCGGTCCTCCCGGCCCTGGCGCTGATGCTGCTGCTCGGCACGGCCGCCGGGTTCGCCCTCCAGGTCATGGTGTGGAAGGGGCGCAGCCTCACGCTGCTGGTCTTCCTCGCGGGCATGATGGTCCCGCCGCAGATGATCCTTCTGCCCCTGTTCACCGTGTACTTCCGGACCGGCCTGTCCGGCACGCTGTGGCCGCTCATCCTCACCTACACCGGCACCGGCCTGCCCCTGACCGTCTTCATGATGGCCACCTACTACCGCAGCGTCCCGCGCGAGCTGTTCGAGGCGGCCACCATCGACGGCGCCGGCATCCTGCGCGCCTTCTGGACCATCAGCGTCCCCCTGGTCCGCAACGCCCTCCTCACCGTCGGCCTGGTGCAGTTCTTCTTCATCTGGAACGACCTGCTCATCGCGCTCACCTTCACCAACGACCAGGACCTGCGCACCATCCAGGTCGGCCTGCTCAACTTCACCGGCGACTTCGGCGCCACCCAGTACGGACCGCTCTTCGCCGCCATCTGCATCAACGTCTTCGGCACCCTCCTGATCTACCTCTTCCTCAACCAGAAGGTCATGAAGGGCCTCACCTCGGGAGCACTGAAGGGCTGA
- a CDS encoding LysR family transcriptional regulator, with product MNLSRLDLNLIVALRALLEERNVTRAGQRVGLSQPAMSAALARLRRHFDDDLLARVGGHYELTALGQVLIDRVSTAYDVLERLFASQADFDPQRESREFKLVASDYAVAVFGTELARVVHEEAPGIRLRFAQTPTTVVDATDTLLSTTDGLLMPHGVISDFPATDLYDDRWVFLVADDHPGVGERLTRQDLAQLPWVTYQRTYDAPAVRQLGMLGVEPRVEVSVDSFQLLPLLVAGTHRIALVQARLARLLAPIAAVRVLEPPYEAVPLREAMWWHPVHTHDAAHIWLRETAARVGRRMPDANER from the coding sequence GTGAATCTGAGTCGCCTGGACCTCAATCTCATCGTCGCCCTGCGCGCGCTGCTGGAGGAGCGCAACGTCACCCGGGCCGGGCAGCGGGTCGGACTGAGCCAGCCCGCGATGAGCGCGGCCCTGGCCCGGTTGCGGCGCCACTTCGACGACGACCTGCTCGCCCGTGTCGGCGGCCACTACGAACTCACCGCGCTCGGACAGGTCCTGATCGACCGCGTCTCCACCGCCTACGACGTCCTGGAACGCCTCTTCGCCAGCCAGGCCGACTTCGACCCGCAGCGCGAGAGCCGCGAGTTCAAGCTCGTCGCCTCCGACTACGCCGTCGCCGTCTTCGGCACCGAACTCGCCCGCGTCGTGCACGAGGAGGCACCCGGCATCCGGCTGCGCTTCGCGCAGACCCCCACCACCGTGGTCGATGCCACGGACACCCTGCTCAGCACCACCGACGGCCTCCTCATGCCGCACGGCGTCATCAGCGACTTCCCCGCCACCGACCTCTACGACGACCGCTGGGTCTTCCTCGTCGCCGACGACCACCCCGGCGTCGGCGAGCGGCTCACCCGGCAGGACCTGGCCCAGCTGCCCTGGGTCACCTACCAGCGCACCTACGACGCCCCTGCCGTGCGGCAACTGGGCATGCTGGGCGTCGAACCGCGGGTGGAGGTCTCCGTCGACAGCTTCCAGCTCCTGCCCCTGCTGGTGGCGGGCACCCACCGCATCGCCCTGGTCCAGGCCCGGCTCGCCCGGCTGCTGGCCCCCATCGCCGCCGTACGCGTGCTGGAACCGCCCTACGAGGCGGTCCCCCTGCGGGAGGCGATGTGGTGGCACCCCGTGCACACGCACGACGCGGCCCACATCTGGTTGCGCGAGACGGCCGCCCGCGTCGGCCGCCGCATGCCCGACGCGAACGAGAGGTGA
- a CDS encoding LacI family DNA-binding transcriptional regulator, giving the protein MDGAPAAKQNKRVTITDVARHAGVSTAAVSKVLRNAYGVSPAMRDKVQAAIAELAYRPHAAARGMRGRTYTIGVLLDNVRNAFFADILEGVRDELRQTEYTVLIGAAGFRPEEQARTIRSMVDRQMDGLILIAPGTARDEVLATVASTPGVVIGHHDTAETYDSVVDADDVGARLVVDHLVSLGHRDIALVSASGTTANQWKRTPETVLSEGYTHAMQRHGLTEFARVHHAAYSDDGGFKAGMTLLTASRPPTAVMAGADVAALGIYRAAHELGLRIPDDLSLVGYNNTALAALAPVQLTSVDQAGHTMGSTAARMLLERVERRRDRAMQNTMTPRLVVRGTTAAPRSS; this is encoded by the coding sequence ATGGACGGAGCTCCTGCGGCCAAGCAGAACAAGCGCGTGACCATCACCGATGTCGCCCGGCACGCCGGGGTGTCCACGGCGGCGGTCTCCAAAGTGCTGCGCAACGCCTACGGAGTGAGCCCGGCCATGCGGGACAAGGTCCAGGCGGCCATCGCCGAGCTGGCTTACCGGCCGCACGCGGCGGCACGCGGCATGCGCGGACGGACGTACACGATCGGCGTGCTGCTGGACAACGTCCGCAACGCGTTCTTCGCGGACATCCTCGAGGGCGTACGGGACGAACTCCGCCAGACCGAGTACACCGTGCTGATCGGCGCGGCCGGATTCCGGCCGGAGGAGCAGGCGAGGACCATCCGGTCCATGGTCGACCGCCAGATGGACGGACTGATCCTCATCGCCCCGGGGACCGCCCGCGACGAGGTGCTGGCAACGGTCGCGTCGACCCCCGGCGTGGTCATCGGCCATCACGACACGGCCGAGACCTACGACTCGGTCGTCGATGCCGACGACGTGGGCGCCCGTCTGGTCGTGGACCATCTGGTCTCCCTCGGACACCGCGACATCGCCCTGGTCTCGGCCTCCGGCACCACGGCCAACCAGTGGAAACGCACCCCTGAAACCGTGCTGAGCGAGGGTTACACGCATGCCATGCAGCGCCATGGGCTGACGGAGTTCGCACGCGTGCACCATGCCGCCTACTCCGACGACGGCGGATTCAAGGCGGGCATGACCCTGCTGACGGCGAGCCGGCCGCCGACGGCCGTCATGGCCGGCGCGGACGTCGCCGCACTGGGCATCTACCGCGCCGCCCACGAACTCGGCCTGCGCATCCCGGACGACCTCTCGCTGGTCGGCTACAACAACACGGCACTCGCCGCCCTGGCGCCCGTCCAGCTGACCAGCGTGGATCAGGCCGGGCACACCATGGGCTCCACCGCAGCCCGCATGCTCCTCGAACGTGTGGAACGCCGAAGGGACAGAGCCATGCAGAACACGATGACCCCCCGTCTGGTCGTGCGCGGCACCACCGCAGCACCGCGGAGCAGTTAG